One window from the genome of Isachenkonia alkalipeptolytica encodes:
- the dnaJ gene encoding molecular chaperone DnaJ codes for MSKRDYYEVLGVDKNADEKEIKKAYRKMAMKYHPDRNPDDEEAEVKFREASEAYEILSSPEKRQRYDQFGHAGVDPQASAGGGFGGGFGGGGFDDIFSDIFDMFGGGSGRSRRQGPRKGPDIQQQVTVTFEEAAFGVEKEIKFYRQENCETCDGSGAKPGTDSKKCSECNGTGEVKYAQNTPLGQIVNVRTCNKCGGEGKIIEEKCNTCHGKGKVQKEKKMKIKIPAGVDNESVIPLRGYGEPGTKGGPRGDLYIIVRVKPHSLFTREGDNVICEMPITFAQAALGDELEVPTLEGKVKYKMPEGTQSGTVFRLKNKGIVNPHGYGKGDQYIRVTVEVPKKLSSKQKNLLKEFAKESGEEVHEQRKSFIDKVKDMLS; via the coding sequence GTGAGTAAGCGAGACTACTATGAGGTCCTGGGCGTGGATAAAAATGCCGATGAAAAAGAGATCAAAAAGGCTTATCGGAAGATGGCCATGAAATATCACCCGGACCGAAATCCTGATGATGAGGAAGCTGAAGTGAAATTTCGTGAGGCCAGTGAGGCCTATGAAATCCTCAGTTCGCCGGAAAAACGGCAACGTTATGACCAATTCGGCCATGCGGGAGTGGACCCTCAAGCATCAGCCGGTGGTGGCTTCGGCGGAGGCTTCGGCGGCGGAGGCTTCGACGATATCTTCTCGGATATTTTTGATATGTTTGGCGGCGGTTCCGGAAGATCAAGACGGCAAGGACCGAGAAAAGGTCCGGATATTCAGCAACAGGTAACTGTTACTTTTGAAGAGGCGGCTTTTGGGGTTGAAAAGGAAATTAAGTTTTACCGTCAGGAAAACTGTGAGACCTGCGACGGAAGCGGTGCTAAACCGGGAACGGATTCGAAAAAATGCTCGGAGTGTAACGGGACAGGTGAAGTAAAATATGCTCAAAACACTCCTCTTGGTCAAATCGTGAATGTTAGAACCTGCAACAAATGCGGTGGAGAAGGAAAAATCATCGAAGAAAAATGCAACACCTGCCATGGGAAAGGAAAAGTTCAAAAGGAAAAGAAAATGAAAATAAAAATCCCTGCAGGGGTGGACAACGAATCTGTAATTCCCTTAAGAGGTTACGGAGAGCCGGGAACAAAAGGAGGCCCCCGGGGAGATTTATACATTATCGTAAGGGTAAAACCCCACAGCCTGTTTACTCGGGAAGGGGACAACGTTATTTGTGAAATGCCTATAACCTTCGCCCAAGCAGCTCTTGGAGATGAGCTTGAAGTGCCTACATTGGAAGGGAAGGTAAAATATAAAATGCCGGAAGGCACCCAGAGCGGTACCGTATTTAGGCTTAAAAACAAAGGGATCGTTAATCCCCATGGATACGGAAAAGGAGATCAATATATTCGGGTAACCGTAGAAGTTCCGAAAAAGCTTTCTTCCAAGCAAAAGAATTTACTGAAAGAATTTGCCAAGGAAAGCGGCGAAGAAGTTCACGAACAGCGAAAATCTTTTATTGATAAAGTAAAGGACATGCTTTCCTAG